GCACGGTGCGATCTTCGAGCATGGCCTTCAACCGCGCCGCGACGGCAGCCCGGGACTGCCCGAGACGCACGGACAGCGAGCGGATGCTGGCGCGTCCGTCTTCCTGGAGCGCCCGGATGAGCTCGGCGTCGAAATCCATGGATCTCCCTCGATTCGTCACTTTCCCGGGATCGCTCGCGGACGCGAGCACATCATCAGCATAGGAGGTCGCTCTACCGGCGGGAAGGCGATACTTGCTTCATCAGCCGATCATTTCTCCAGTGTATGGCTCCTATCGCTGGAGTTCTGGCCTTGTCGCCGGCTCCGTGCGCCCGTAGCATCCTCCGATATCCGACATCTTCCGCAAAGGAGCGGTTACCCCATGACTTCCACGCACAGCAGGGCGCGACGCGCAGGCGTCGCCGCCTTCGTCGGCACCACCATCGAGTGGTACGACTTCTACGTCTACGCGACGGCCGCCGCCCTCGTCTTCGGCCCGTTGTTCTTCCCGAGCGGCGACCGGCTCGCCGAGACGGCCGCCGCCTTCGCCACCTTCGCCGTCGCCTTCCTCGTCCGCCCCCTCGGCGGCATCATCTTCGGCCACATCGGCGACAAGCTCGGCCGCCGCACCTCGCTCGTCATCACCCTGCTGCTGATGGGGGCGGCGACCGTCCTGGTCGGCTGCCTCCCCACCTACGAGAACGTCGGCATCCTCGCGCCCATCCTCCTGATCCTGCTCCGCGCCCTCCAGGGCCTCGCGGTCGGCGGCGAGTGGGGCGGCGCGGTGCTCATGAGCGTCGAGCACGCCCCCGAGAAGTCGAAGACGTTCTACGGCGGCTTCACGCAGCTCGGCAACCCGGCCGGAGCGCTCCTCGCCTCGGGCATCTTCGCGATCATGTCGCGCGTGAGCCCGGACTTCATCATGGACGGCGGATGGCGCATCCCGTTCCTGCTGTCGATCGTGCTGGTGGGCGTCGGGTTCTGGGTCCGCTACCGCGTCGAGGAGACGCCCGTCTTCGAGGCGAAGGTCGAGGGTCGCAAGCAGTCGATGCCGCTGGCCTTCGCACTGCGGACGAACTGGCGCCCGATCCTGCTCGGCATCGGCATCCTGCCGATCTCGACCGGCGGCTACTACCTCGCGACCACGTTCGCCACGGCCTACGCCACGGGCGAGCCCATCGCGATCAGCGAGCAGGTCATCCTCGACGCGATGACGATCGCCTCGTTCGTGGAGTTCGTCGTGACGCTCCCGGTCGCCTGGCTGGGCGACAAGTGGGGTCGCAAGAACGTCATGTACATCGGTCTGGTCACCTCGGTGCTCACGTTCGTGCCGTTCCTGCTGATCATGCCGGGCCGGGTCGAACCGCTGATCTTCCTCTTCGCCTCGCTGGTGCGCATCGCCATGAGCGCGACCTACGCGCCGATCGCAGCCCTGCTCGCGCAGATGTTCCGTCCTCAGGCCCGGTACACCTCGCTCGCGCTGTCCTACGGTGTCGGCGCCGCGCTCTGGGCGGGCTTCTCGCCCTGGTTCGCGACGCAGCTCATCGCCTGGACCGGCAGCGTCTGGTCGGTCATCGCGATGTTCATCGGCATGGCCGTCATCGCCGGCATCTGCACGCGTCTCGCGCCGCAGCACTCGGATGAGGCTCCGGTCACGGCATCGTTCACCGCCCGCACCGACACCACGGCCAACCGGCTGCCCTGATCGGCGCCGACTCCTTCCCGCCCGCACCGACACGATCGCGAACAGGCTCCCATGAGAAAGCTCACCCCCTTCGACCGCTCGGCTCAGACCGCGCCGCGACTCCTCACGGCACGGGCGATCCACACCGCGGATGCCGCCGCCACCGCGGCCACGGCCATGCTGACCGACCGCGGGCGGATCCTCGCGGTCGGCAGCGTGGAGGAGTGCGAGGCCGCCGCGGACCGCGCCGGCCTCGCCCCCGAACGGGTCGACCTCGGCGACGCGGTCGTCGTCCCCGGCTTCGTCGACGCGCACGCGCACCCCCTGATGTACGGCCAGCTGATGACCTGGGTCGACTGCGGGCCGGAGAAGGCCGGCAGCATCCCGGAGATCGTGGCGCTGCTGCAGGCGGCCGCCGCCGAGACCCCCGCGGGACGGCCGGTGCGCGGCTACGGCTACGAGCAGCGCAACCTCGCCGAGAAGCGGCATCCGACTCGCTTCGAGCTCGACGAGGTCGCGGCCGACCGCGAGGTGTACCTGATGAACGCGTCCGGTCACGGCGGCGTCGTCAACTCGCACACGCTCACCGTGAACGGCGTCGACCGCGACACCCCGAACCCCGACGGCGGCGAGTTCTTCCGCGACGCCGACGGCGAGCTGACGGGCGAGCTGTCGGATGCCGCGTGCAACATCCTCACCGGGGTGCACGGCGTGAAGATCGGCCACCACGGCCCGAACTTCCACCTCGCCGACGAGCCCGAGGAGCACCTCCGCCAACTGGATGCCGCGACCCAGCGGTTCCTCGCCGGCGGCGTCACCTCGATCGGAGACGCGCAGGTCACGCGCCGCGAGTTCGACATGTACCTGCGTCTCGCCGAGGCCGGGCGCCTCGAGCTGCGCGTGTCGATGTACCTGCTCTCGCATCTGCTCGACGAGGCGCTCGAGATGGGACTCGTCGGCCAGTTCGGCAACGCCCACCTCAGCTTCGCGGGCATCAAGCTCTACGCCGACGGCACGCTCGGCGGCTGGACCGCGTACTTCCCCGACGGCTATGTGGGCGACCCGTGCCGCACGGGCCA
This genomic interval from Microbacterium sp. LWH11-1.2 contains the following:
- a CDS encoding MFS transporter; the encoded protein is MTSTHSRARRAGVAAFVGTTIEWYDFYVYATAAALVFGPLFFPSGDRLAETAAAFATFAVAFLVRPLGGIIFGHIGDKLGRRTSLVITLLLMGAATVLVGCLPTYENVGILAPILLILLRALQGLAVGGEWGGAVLMSVEHAPEKSKTFYGGFTQLGNPAGALLASGIFAIMSRVSPDFIMDGGWRIPFLLSIVLVGVGFWVRYRVEETPVFEAKVEGRKQSMPLAFALRTNWRPILLGIGILPISTGGYYLATTFATAYATGEPIAISEQVILDAMTIASFVEFVVTLPVAWLGDKWGRKNVMYIGLVTSVLTFVPFLLIMPGRVEPLIFLFASLVRIAMSATYAPIAALLAQMFRPQARYTSLALSYGVGAALWAGFSPWFATQLIAWTGSVWSVIAMFIGMAVIAGICTRLAPQHSDEAPVTASFTARTDTTANRLP
- a CDS encoding amidohydrolase, with product MRKLTPFDRSAQTAPRLLTARAIHTADAAATAATAMLTDRGRILAVGSVEECEAAADRAGLAPERVDLGDAVVVPGFVDAHAHPLMYGQLMTWVDCGPEKAGSIPEIVALLQAAAAETPAGRPVRGYGYEQRNLAEKRHPTRFELDEVAADREVYLMNASGHGGVVNSHTLTVNGVDRDTPNPDGGEFFRDADGELTGELSDAACNILTGVHGVKIGHHGPNFHLADEPEEHLRQLDAATQRFLAGGVTSIGDAQVTRREFDMYLRLAEAGRLELRVSMYLLSHLLDEALEMGLVGQFGNAHLSFAGIKLYADGTLGGWTAYFPDGYVGDPCRTGQLYHEPAEYTALISRAHAAGLQTATHAQSPTAIEMVVSAIEAALAERPDADARHRIEHCGLPTPEQIERMAVSGIRPVNQTQHYFNWGEGVEEAIGTPGERFNPLGEFERAGVPFTISSDAPVAEPIPLEAVQTAVTRVTRRGHKLGPDDLRVTALAALRAHTIEGAISIGREDDLGSLEVGKYADFAVLSDDPLAVAGEDIAAITVRETWVDGERRYRA